One genomic segment of Peribacillus sp. FSL H8-0477 includes these proteins:
- a CDS encoding class I SAM-dependent methyltransferase gives MSYEYYGELCTQIYENSKTMADGKELEFFLSFVQDKKMKVLEPMCGNGRMLIPFMEKGIDIEGFDISEEMLRVCKLKGRKLNLKPNVFYGKIEEFKGDNTYDLIMIPFGSFSLLSDEFVKDSLINMKTILKEGGKFLLTVMTNTGTVEDIPDWMETNRRYLDNNEIIEYKKVNYDQASRMLNINLNYQLVKDGRIVKSEIMDFPIRLYEPGEFKTILKTIGFGEVILHEVINGYGEGSSFQVFECVK, from the coding sequence ATGTCATATGAATATTATGGAGAACTTTGCACACAGATATACGAAAATAGTAAAACGATGGCAGACGGAAAAGAACTGGAGTTTTTTCTATCTTTTGTTCAAGATAAGAAGATGAAAGTGTTAGAGCCCATGTGTGGAAACGGGAGAATGCTTATTCCTTTTATGGAAAAAGGAATAGACATTGAGGGATTTGACATTTCAGAAGAAATGTTGCGAGTGTGTAAATTAAAAGGTCGAAAATTAAACCTTAAACCAAACGTTTTTTATGGGAAAATAGAAGAATTTAAAGGCGATAATACGTACGATTTAATCATGATACCATTTGGTTCTTTTTCACTCTTGTCAGATGAATTTGTGAAAGATAGCCTTATTAACATGAAAACTATTTTAAAAGAAGGCGGGAAATTCCTTTTAACGGTTATGACAAATACAGGTACAGTTGAGGATATTCCTGATTGGATGGAAACGAATAGAAGATACCTTGATAACAACGAGATTATTGAATATAAGAAAGTCAATTATGACCAAGCTAGCAGAATGTTAAATATAAACTTAAACTATCAATTAGTGAAAGATGGTCGAATAGTAAAATCAGAAATAATGGATTTCCCAATTCGACTTTATGAACCTGGCGAATTTAAAACTATTTTAAAAACTATTGGCTTTGGTGAAGTTATTCTCCATGAGGTTATTAACGGATATGGAGAAGGAAGTTCATTTCAGGTGTTTGAATGTGTAAAATAG
- a CDS encoding glutaredoxin family protein, with the protein MENEILLYTTDTCPYCTQAKKFLTEQGLPFQEINVQADYAEAQRLVEQTGQMGVPQIKVNGNWVLGFDPQAILTFARITL; encoded by the coding sequence ATGGAAAATGAAATTCTCTTATATACAACCGATACCTGTCCATATTGCACTCAGGCAAAAAAATTCTTAACTGAACAAGGGTTACCCTTCCAGGAAATTAACGTTCAGGCGGATTATGCAGAAGCGCAGCGTCTTGTCGAACAAACAGGACAAATGGGTGTACCCCAAATTAAGGTAAATGGAAACTGGGTTCTCGGATTTGATCCACAAGCCATTCTAACTTTTGCTAGAATCACTCTATAA
- the hflX gene encoding GTPase HflX codes for MEQKDREKVILVGCQTREDDTRYQYSLDELASLTTTANGEVLLVVTQKRDRVHPSTYIGKGKVEELKQIEEEFEPDLFIFNDELSPSQIRNLSREFEARIIDRTQLILDIFAMRAQSREGKMQVELAQLQYMLPRLVGQGTELSRLGGGIGTRGPGETKLETDRRHIRRKIDDIKGLLQGVVKHRERYRERRKRNKAFQIAIVGYTNAGKSTLFNRLTEADSLEQNLLFATLDPMTRKAILPSGFTVLLTDTVGFIQDLPTSLVAAFRSTLEEVSQADYLLHVVDSSNPDYFNHEKTVNDLLTEIDASQIPQMTLYNKKDLTHIDFLRASKGKGQSLMVSSYDERDIQVILAKIEEKVIEEMEPYHIYLPGTEGKLLSQLKNETILRSLIFDEEHERYECKGFCLVDHPLTGQLGNYTK; via the coding sequence TTGGAACAAAAAGACAGAGAAAAGGTTATTTTAGTAGGCTGTCAAACAAGAGAAGATGATACTCGTTATCAGTATTCACTAGATGAATTGGCGTCATTAACAACAACTGCAAATGGAGAGGTCTTGCTTGTGGTCACACAAAAGCGTGATCGAGTACATCCATCTACATACATAGGAAAAGGCAAGGTTGAGGAGCTTAAACAGATTGAAGAAGAGTTCGAACCCGATTTGTTTATTTTTAACGATGAATTGTCACCAAGTCAGATTCGAAATCTTTCACGGGAGTTTGAAGCACGAATTATTGATAGGACGCAGCTGATCCTTGATATTTTTGCGATGCGTGCGCAGTCAAGAGAAGGAAAGATGCAAGTCGAGCTGGCGCAACTACAGTATATGCTTCCTAGACTCGTTGGACAGGGGACAGAACTGTCAAGACTTGGCGGCGGTATTGGTACGAGAGGGCCTGGAGAAACGAAGCTTGAAACAGATCGTCGTCATATCCGTCGTAAAATTGATGATATTAAAGGATTGCTGCAGGGCGTGGTTAAGCACCGCGAACGTTATCGTGAGCGGAGAAAACGAAATAAAGCCTTCCAAATTGCGATTGTAGGGTATACCAATGCCGGGAAATCGACATTATTTAACCGGTTAACAGAAGCAGATTCGCTAGAACAAAACCTTTTATTTGCTACACTTGATCCCATGACACGAAAAGCGATTCTCCCAAGCGGGTTTACTGTGTTACTAACAGATACCGTTGGGTTTATTCAAGATCTTCCAACCTCACTAGTCGCAGCATTCCGTTCGACACTTGAGGAAGTCAGTCAAGCCGATTATCTGCTGCATGTTGTGGATTCATCCAATCCTGACTATTTTAATCATGAAAAAACGGTAAATGATTTATTAACGGAAATAGATGCCAGTCAAATACCGCAGATGACCCTCTATAATAAGAAGGATTTAACCCATATCGACTTTTTACGTGCATCTAAAGGAAAAGGGCAGTCCTTAATGGTGAGCAGCTATGATGAAAGAGATATACAGGTAATACTAGCTAAAATAGAAGAAAAAGTGATTGAAGAAATGGAGCCCTATCATATTTACCTCCCAGGAACGGAAGGAAAATTACTTTCACAGTTAAAAAATGAAACGATTTTACGCTCGCTCATTTTTGATGAAGAACATGAACGGTATGAATGCAAAGGATTTTGCTTAGTCGATCACCCACTGACAGGACAACTTGGGAATTATACAAAATAA
- a CDS encoding methionine gamma-lyase family protein, whose amino-acid sequence MYQYLQNGEILKKLAVEAETKAAPIYKKIEERMESNQFRVLKSFQNHQVSDFHFTPSTGYGYDDNGRDTLESIYAEVLGGEAGLVRPQIISGTHAISIALFGILRPDDDLLYITGTPYDTLEEIVGIRGKGTGSLKEFKIGYDSVALTEAGKVDFDKVKKAITPKTKMIGIQRSKGYATRPSFTIAEIEEMIKFVKEINPELVVFVDNCYGEFVEEQEPCHVGADLMAGSLIKNPGGGIVKTGGYIVGKQPFVEACSYRLTSPGIGAEAGASLYSLQEMYQGFFLAPHVVGQALKGAVFTSALLEMLGMNTYPKWDAYRTDLIQSVQFDDQDKMVAFCQAIQYSSPVNSHVTPYPAYMPGYEDDVIMAAGTFIQGASIELTADGPTRAPFVAYVQGGLTYEHVKIAVLTAVDSLLSKNLITVG is encoded by the coding sequence ATGTATCAATATTTACAGAACGGCGAAATACTTAAAAAATTGGCGGTAGAGGCAGAAACAAAAGCAGCTCCAATTTATAAAAAAATAGAAGAGCGTATGGAGTCGAATCAATTTCGTGTCTTAAAGAGCTTCCAAAATCATCAAGTAAGCGATTTTCATTTTACCCCATCTACTGGATATGGCTATGATGACAATGGACGGGATACGCTTGAAAGTATCTATGCAGAAGTATTAGGCGGTGAGGCAGGGCTAGTGCGTCCGCAAATTATTTCCGGCACACACGCGATCTCCATTGCTTTATTTGGAATTCTTCGTCCAGATGATGATCTTTTGTATATCACGGGGACCCCTTATGACACCCTTGAGGAAATTGTGGGGATTCGCGGTAAAGGAACTGGTTCGTTGAAAGAATTCAAAATCGGCTATGATTCTGTTGCGTTAACCGAAGCAGGAAAAGTCGATTTTGATAAGGTGAAAAAGGCCATTACGCCGAAAACGAAGATGATTGGGATTCAGCGTTCTAAAGGATATGCAACGCGTCCATCGTTCACGATTGCTGAAATTGAGGAAATGATTAAGTTTGTAAAAGAAATTAACCCTGAATTAGTTGTTTTTGTTGATAATTGTTACGGTGAATTTGTTGAAGAACAAGAACCATGCCATGTAGGAGCAGATCTCATGGCAGGATCATTAATTAAAAACCCGGGCGGCGGCATAGTGAAAACGGGTGGATATATTGTCGGCAAACAGCCATTTGTCGAAGCTTGCTCGTACCGATTAACCTCACCAGGAATTGGAGCGGAAGCAGGGGCGTCGTTATATAGCCTTCAAGAAATGTACCAGGGCTTTTTCTTGGCACCGCATGTAGTCGGACAAGCATTAAAAGGAGCTGTTTTCACCTCCGCTTTGTTAGAAATGCTTGGCATGAATACTTACCCGAAATGGGATGCTTACCGAACCGATTTAATTCAATCGGTCCAATTCGATGACCAAGATAAAATGGTAGCCTTCTGCCAAGCGATTCAATATTCATCACCGGTTAATTCGCACGTTACTCCATACCCAGCTTATATGCCTGGTTACGAAGATGATGTCATTATGGCTGCAGGAACATTTATTCAAGGAGCCAGCATTGAACTGACTGCAGATGGCCCAACTCGTGCGCCATTTGTGGCTTATGTACAAGGTGGTTTAACCTATGAGCATGTTAAAATCGCTGTCTTGACAGCGGTAGATTCTTTACTATCGAAAAATTTAATCACAGTAGGTTAA
- a CDS encoding aldose epimerase family protein — MYDVKHYRDENYTIYELSDSTTSSWVKVAPERGGIIIGFGVNGEELLFLNKETFYDSAANVRGGIPILFPISGQLTNGEYEWNGQTYQMKNHGLARNSAWTVIKTSTDDSASITLSLTSNEETKKSYPFDFEVIFTYVLKNQSLSIHQEYINTSADEMPFYAGFHPYFKTTHKNLAYDTDAATYLDYNDLVIKQVSDGLDLTGKKESLALLDAMKKEIAFELPDRQLNISITYGKEFKPVYLWTEEGQDFVCVEPWMANTNELNRKEELVMLRPGEQLKTFMTFTAR, encoded by the coding sequence ATGTATGATGTGAAACACTATAGAGATGAGAACTATACCATTTATGAGTTAAGCGATTCAACGACTTCTTCTTGGGTGAAGGTTGCCCCAGAAAGAGGCGGCATTATTATTGGCTTCGGTGTCAACGGAGAAGAACTCTTATTTCTTAATAAGGAGACGTTTTATGATTCAGCTGCCAATGTCAGAGGCGGAATTCCAATTCTGTTCCCGATTTCAGGTCAATTGACAAACGGAGAATATGAGTGGAATGGTCAAACTTATCAAATGAAAAATCATGGTCTGGCAAGAAATAGTGCTTGGACGGTGATTAAAACAAGTACGGATGACTCAGCTTCAATTACGTTATCCCTAACAAGCAATGAAGAAACGAAAAAATCGTATCCGTTTGATTTTGAAGTCATTTTCACCTATGTCTTGAAGAATCAGTCATTAAGTATACATCAGGAATATATCAATACGTCCGCAGATGAAATGCCGTTTTATGCTGGTTTTCATCCATATTTCAAAACAACTCATAAGAATCTAGCCTATGACACGGACGCTGCAACCTACCTCGACTATAATGATTTAGTCATCAAACAGGTGTCTGATGGTTTAGATCTGACAGGAAAGAAAGAATCGCTGGCCTTATTAGATGCAATGAAAAAAGAAATCGCATTTGAACTGCCGGATCGTCAACTGAACATTTCCATTACATATGGGAAAGAATTTAAACCAGTCTATTTATGGACTGAAGAAGGACAGGACTTTGTTTGTGTTGAACCTTGGATGGCCAATACGAATGAATTAAACCGGAAAGAAGAATTAGTAATGCTAAGACCGGGAGAACAGCTGAAAACCTTTATGACATTTACTGCTAGATAG
- a CDS encoding trimeric intracellular cation channel family protein produces the protein MSWEFLSMIGTIAFAISGAIIAMEEEYDILGIYILGIVTAFGGGAVRNLLIGVPVSALWDQSIYFTIALISITAVMMFPGNLLKHWSKWGNFTDAIGLAAFAIQGALYAADMKHPMSAIIVAAVLTGSGGGIIRDILAGRKPLVLKDEIYAVWAILAGLIIGMGAATESWHLYLLFVVITALRVLSYTYKWKLPQKRLNPLR, from the coding sequence ATGAGCTGGGAATTTTTAAGTATGATTGGAACCATTGCTTTTGCTATCAGCGGAGCAATTATTGCCATGGAAGAAGAATACGATATTCTTGGCATCTATATACTTGGAATCGTTACTGCATTTGGCGGGGGTGCGGTTCGAAATTTATTAATCGGTGTACCTGTTTCCGCTCTTTGGGATCAAAGCATCTACTTTACCATTGCCCTTATATCCATAACTGCTGTGATGATGTTTCCTGGAAATCTACTAAAGCATTGGAGCAAATGGGGAAACTTCACGGATGCGATAGGTCTTGCCGCCTTTGCGATACAAGGTGCCTTGTACGCGGCAGACATGAAACACCCGATGAGTGCAATTATCGTAGCTGCAGTTCTGACCGGAAGCGGCGGCGGAATAATTCGTGATATTCTTGCAGGACGGAAGCCGCTTGTACTAAAAGATGAAATATATGCAGTATGGGCCATTCTAGCCGGTCTAATCATCGGTATGGGTGCAGCTACGGAATCTTGGCACTTGTATTTATTATTTGTCGTCATAACAGCGCTGCGTGTTTTATCGTATACGTACAAATGGAAACTGCCTCAAAAAAGACTTAACCCTTTGCGTTAA
- a CDS encoding MerR family transcriptional regulator, with the protein MSGNNIRRSMPLFSIGIVMQLTELSARQIRYYEEHQLITPMRTEGNRRLFSLNDIDRLLEVKDLLEQGINLAGIKKIFSVKEEVEVETETIKQAEKIRRDLTDVELRKLLRAELLQGGKNRTSLRQGDMSRFFH; encoded by the coding sequence ATGAGCGGCAACAATATTCGGCGTTCGATGCCTCTTTTTTCAATCGGAATTGTGATGCAGCTGACAGAGTTGTCCGCGCGCCAAATTCGTTATTACGAAGAGCATCAATTAATTACTCCTATGAGAACGGAAGGCAACCGCCGGTTATTCTCTTTAAATGACATCGATCGATTACTAGAAGTGAAAGATCTATTAGAACAAGGAATTAACTTGGCTGGTATCAAAAAAATTTTTTCCGTAAAAGAAGAAGTTGAAGTGGAAACAGAAACGATCAAGCAAGCTGAAAAAATAAGACGTGACCTTACAGATGTAGAGTTACGCAAGCTGCTTCGTGCCGAACTTTTACAAGGTGGGAAGAATCGTACATCACTTCGTCAAGGAGACATGTCACGTTTTTTCCATTAA
- a CDS encoding AAA family ATPase gives MNKIYIISGPPGVGKSTTAKGLAEQFNQSAYIEGDLINHMVVGGYLPPWKSEESLSLVWENIADLSINFMQANKNVIIDYVAFPEEVETFSQKMKAKVQNVEIIYVVLWVDSDELLRRDALRIKEDQMGERCLEIMNEFESKLLDKDFFYDTTYLKRSNLHEIFQNIKENPSFKYLF, from the coding sequence ATGAATAAAATTTATATTATTTCTGGTCCACCAGGAGTAGGTAAATCTACAACTGCAAAGGGTCTTGCAGAACAGTTTAATCAAAGTGCTTATATTGAAGGTGATTTAATCAATCATATGGTTGTCGGCGGATACCTTCCACCTTGGAAAAGTGAAGAATCTCTTTCGTTAGTTTGGGAAAATATTGCTGATTTAAGTATCAATTTTATGCAGGCAAATAAAAACGTAATCATTGATTATGTTGCTTTCCCAGAAGAAGTAGAAACATTTTCTCAAAAAATGAAGGCTAAGGTTCAAAATGTAGAAATTATATATGTTGTTTTATGGGTCGATAGCGATGAACTGTTGAGAAGAGATGCTTTGAGAATTAAAGAAGATCAAATGGGAGAAAGATGTTTAGAAATAATGAATGAATTCGAAAGTAAACTACTAGATAAAGACTTCTTCTACGATACAACGTACTTAAAGCGATCGAATTTACATGAAATCTTTCAGAATATTAAAGAAAATCCTTCTTTCAAATATTTATTTTAA